One genomic segment of Ipomoea triloba cultivar NCNSP0323 chromosome 9, ASM357664v1 includes these proteins:
- the LOC116030228 gene encoding F-box protein PP2-A13-like has product MGANVSSHDLEPNGGHGQPPLKARLADIPESCVALVLSYMEPPEICKLARIDRAFRAASSADFIWEPKLPSNYRYILEDLLGFSAAGMPKRDIFSMLCRPISFDGGTKDVWIDKTYGGVCLAISAKGMRITGIDDRRYWNHIPTEESRFQTVAYLQQIWWLEVDGDLEFQFPAGEYSLFFRLQLGRITKRLGRRGCNAENVHGWDIKPVQLKFTLQDGQQATSRCFLDNLGTWVHYHVGDFVVEDANASTKIKFSLTQIDCTHTKGGLCVDSVLICPSRMGKEFRLSSG; this is encoded by the exons ATGGGCGCTAATGTTTCTTCACATGACTTGGAGCCTAACGGTGGGCACGGTCAACCTCCATTAAAGGCAAGGTTAGCGGACATACCGGAATCTTGTGTGGCTCTGGTCTTGTCCTACATGGAACCGCCGGAGATCTGCAAGCTGGCCCGTATTGACCGGGCCTTCCGGGCCGCCTCGTCGGCGGATTTCATCTGGGAGCCCAAATTGCCCTCCAATTACCGGTATATCTTGGAGGATCTGCTTGGGTTCAGCGCCGCCGGCATGCCCAAAAGGGACATTTTCTCTATGCTTTGTCGGCCCATTTCTTTCGATGGTGGCACAAAG GATGTTTGGATTGATAAGACTTATGGAGGAGTTTGTTTGGCGATTTCTGCTAAGGGCATGAGGATTACCGGAATCGATGATCGGAGGTATTGGAATCACATTCCGACTGAAGAGTCAAG ATTCCAGACAGTTGCATATCTTCAACAAATTTGGTGGCTCGAAGTGGATGGCGACCTCGAGTTCCAATTTCCTGCCGGGGAATACAGTTTGTTTTTCAGACTTCAGCTCGGGAGGATAACGAAGAGGTTGGGTCGTCGAGGGTGCAACGCTGAGAATGTACACGGCTGGGACATTAAGCCGGTCCAACTAAAGTTCACGTTGCAGGATGGTCAGCAAGCAACATCGCGGTGCTTCCTGGACAATCTAGGAACCTGGGTGCACTACCATGTAGGAGATTTTGTCGTCGAGGATGCCAACGCATCGACAAAGATTAAGTTTTCTCTGACTCAGATTGATTGCACGCACACTAAAGGTGGTTTGTGTGTAGATTCTGTCCTAATATGCCCCAGTAGAATGGGGAAAGAGTTTAGATTGTCTTCAGGATAG